Within the Anaerohalosphaeraceae bacterium genome, the region TTAATCTGGCCAAAAACCGGGTGCCGGACCCGCGTCCGTTTGAAAATGAAGACCTTCACTATATGGTCCGCGGCTACCTGCCCCGGTAAGAAAACAAAAAGCAATACAACGAACGGATGAGGGAAATGAAAAGACTGTACCGAACAGGCCTGTTGTTCTGCGCGGGACTGACTGCTGTGTTTGGGGCCGTTGCTTCGGCCGCTCCTTCCCGCCCATACACTTGTCTGACTGCATTGGAGGGCGATTGGAATCAGGATTGTACAGTCAATCTGGAGGATTTTGCCCTGCTGGCCTCCGAATGGCTTCAAACACAGCAGAAAGCCCATTTGGAATCGATAGCACCGCAGTGGCTCTCCTCCGTTGTGAAAGTCGGGGCTCAGCTTCCATATCTCGAATACGAAGCGGAAGAGGCCCAGACGAATGCCTCTCTCATCGGTCCCAACCGAACCTACCTGACTCAGGCCGCAGAGGCCTCCGGACGCAAAGCCGTCAGACTCACGAATACAGGCCATTTTGTTGAGTTCACCCTCGCCGAACCGGCCAATGCGATGGTCCTTCGCTTCTGCATCCCGGACTCCGCCGATGGGGCCGGCGCCCAGCACACCCTCAGTCTTTATCTGAACGACATTCACCACAGCGATTTGCTCCTGACATCCGCCTACAGCTGGGTGTACGGGGCTTATCCCTATACCAACAATCCTTCCGACGGCAGTCCGCACCACTTCTTCGATGAAACCGCGGTGCTTTTTGGACAAGTCCTCCCGTCCGGCACACGGATACGCCTGCAGAAGGACGCCGGCGATACGGCCCCTTATTACCTGATTGACCTGATCGAATTGGAACTGGCGGATGAGCCGCTGCCGAAACCGGCGGATTTCCTTTGTCTGACCGATTTCGGTGCGATTCCCGATGATTCCATCGACGACACACAAGCCCTTCGAAATGCCGTTGCGGAGGCCCAGGCACAAGGCAAAGGGTTGTGGATTCCGCCCGGCCGGTTCCTCATCACCGACCGAGTCAACCTTGAAAATGTCACGCTGCGAGGAGCGGGGATTTGGCACTCTCTCCTGCAGGGACTTAACGTCCGACTCTACGGCCGCGGAGGCACCATCATCCTGTCCGATTTCAAAATCGACGGACTGAGCACCTATCGAACGTCCGGCCAGCGCACCGGCATCGAAGGACGATTCGGCCCGGGCTCACGCATCGAGCGGGTCTGGATTGAGCATACCGAAGCCGGCATCTGGGTCAGCGGACCCAGCGACGGACTGACCATCACCGGCTGCCGCATCCGAAACACCTTTGCCGACGGGCTCAACCTGGCCTTCGGCGTGACCAACACCGTCGTGGAGCACTGTTCCGTCCGCAATACGGGCGATGACGGGCTGGCCATGTGGTCTTATACACAATGGGGCCCCGGACCCAACCAGAATAATCTGTTCCGAAACAACACCATCCAGCTGCCTATGCTGGCCAATGGCATCGGCCTTTACGGCGGCACGGCCAACGCCGCTGACGGGAACTGGATTCGCGATACCGTCGTCAACGGCGCCGGCATCCAGATTGCCAACCGCTTCTCCTCCTATCCTTTCGCCGGTACAACCCTCATTCAGAACAACCGACTCGAACGCACCGGCAGCCGCAGCATCGACTACAATATCAACATCGGGGCCGTCTGGCTTTTCGCATACGACGGAGACATCACCGCTCCGGTTCGGGCCGCCTCCAATCAGCTCCTGGACAGCACGTATCAGGGCATCCTCCTGAGCGGTTCCTCTTCCGCCAGACAGATTACCCAAACCCGTTTCGAAACCGTTCACATCGGAAAAGCCGGAACGTACGGCATTGAAACCGCCGCCGCCGGCAGCGGATATTTCGAATATGTTTCCGTCCAAAATGCCGCCGCCGGAGGCCTGCTCCAAACGAATCCGAATTTTCAGATTACACGCGGACCCGGAAACACAGGATGGTAGCCGATTCAAAAAAACGATATAATTAGAAACCATTAAGGAAAGGGTGAATGTATGAAAAGAATCAATCCAATTTTCCTGCTGACATGTCTTCTCTTACCCGCAGCTCCCCTGAAAGCTCTCACGCCCTCTTTAGACGGCATCTTAAGTGAATGGACAGGCCCGGAAGCGGTGTTTCTAGGCAGTCAGCCAGGCATCGGAACAGGCAAATACACCCTTCTGGCAACCTGGGATTCCGTTAATCTGTATCTGGCGGTGGACCGAAAAACCACCGGCCGCTATCTGGGCGATACGGCCAACACAGACGACTCATTTTTTGTGGCGATTGACATCGACGGTCAGCCCAACAGCGGCGGTGCCCAGGACGGCTACGGCATCCTGTACTTTTCCGGTCCGATGCGTCCGGACTTTATCTACTGCTATGCCGGCGGTTCGGGCTGGTATGAAACCTGCAACTGGACCGGCAGCGGCTGGAATTGGAACGGCTGGACCAATGCCGGCACCTATTACGGCTGGGCCCCATCCAACCCGGATGACGAACTGATTATTCCGCTGTCCGTCATCGGCGGCTCGCCGAACGTCCGGATTTGGGCCTGGATGACCCGCGAAGGCATTTATGACACCGTCGACGCCTCCTGGCCCGCCGGAACAACCGGCTTTCGTCCGACGTTCGGCGATGGAATCATCGTCAGGCTGAACGCCCTTCGCGTCGCCTCCAATCCCAGCCCGGCTTTGTATTCCCAGGAAATCCCCGTCAGCAATTTGGTTCTTTCCTGGAAAATTCCGACGGACCCGAATGGAATGGCCGATCCCAATCTGATCGGATTTAAGGTCTATCTCGATACCGACCCCGACCCGAACATGGTCTATCAGGGCACTGTAACCTCCTGGGACAGTCAAACCCTTCGTGCGTCCTTCCCATTCGATTCCGCTCAAAAAGATACAACCTACTGGTGGCGTGTCGATACCATTCTGAACACGAGCAAGGTTATTGCGGGCAACATCTGGGTCTTTTCCACTGAGCTGAGCTCTCCAAAAATCACCAGTCAGCCCGCCTATCAGGTCGTTCCTGTCGGCGGAACAGCTTCCTTCTCGATTGCTGTTTCTTCGCCTTCTCCCGAGACCTATCAATGGTATAAGGCCGTCGAAGGCGGCCCGGACATCGCCCTCACGGAAGGCGGCAAATATTCCGGCACAAAAACGGCCGTCCTGTCCATCGCAAACGCCCAGTTGTCCGACGAAGGCGGCTATTACTGTATCGTCAACAACGAATCGAATATTCCGGCCGCTTCCGAAACAGCCCTCCTCGGCATCCGGCGCCGCATCGCTTACTGGCCCTTCGAAAACGGAAATCCCAACAGCATCGTCCCCGGCAGTCCGGCCTCCATCCTGTATGGAGACCCCGTCTTCACAACGGGCATTGTCGGAGATGCAATGGAATTTGATGCCGATGCCGATGCGCAGGACCTCCTCTATACCAATCCGGAAGAGGCATCCTATTTTGACATCTGCAACCACTCCATGACCGTTGCCTGCTGGATTAAAGCTCCCTCCGCTGCCACCTGGGGACCGATGGTTGCCCGCAACGGCGAGTTCGGCGAGGGCTGGCAGCTCCGTCACAGCGGCTTTACCCTCGACCGGGTCTGCCTGACCACCCGCGGCACCGGCAATGATGAGGGGACGCCCACCAACCGAACCGTCTATGACGGACAGTGGCATTATGTCGTCGGCACATTCGACGGCACTGTAAAGAAAGTCTATATCGACGGCGTTCTCAGCCGCGTCCACAGTGCTGATGACGGCTCGATCATTCAGGACTTTGATGCCGTATCCGGACGAATCAATCCGACCGGCTCGCCCGTTTCTCTGGCCGGACGAGTCCGCGGCGACACCGTCGGAGGCCTGATTATCGAGGGCTTCTCCGTCACAGCAGGCATTCTCGATGAAGTCGAAATCTACAACTACGCCCTCGATGCCGCAGAAATCGCCCAAAAGTACGCTGACATCACCCGCACATCGGTCTGCCCGGCACCGCTGGAGCACGACCTTAACGGCGACTGCCGCATCGATTTGGATGATTTGGCTCTCTTGGCCTCCAAGTGGCTGCTCGATACAAGCATCGCCCCGCAAAGTTAATGTCTGAGGAAATAGGATGGGGCTGTCCGCATCTTTCGAGGGGCGGACAGCCCATGAAAAAATCGTTCAACTTTTTTTGAGAGGATGGGAAAATGAAAAAAGGAATCTGGATGACAAGTTTGGTATGGTTGCTGACGGCCGTCGTACCTGTTTCGGCCTTCACACCGGTCCTGGACGGAGTTCTGAATGAATGGTCGGGCCCCGGCATTGTCAACCTGGGCACACAGCCGGGCATTGACATGGGCACCTACACCCTGCTGGCCGGCTGGGACGACAACAACCTGTACATCGCCGTCGACCGCAATTCAACCAATCGCTACCTCGGCGATGACTACTGGGCTCATGATTCATTCTTCGTGGCCATTGATATTGACGGCATCCCCGGCAGCGGCGCTTCACAGGACGGCTACGGCATCCTGTCTTTTGCCGGCACCATGCGGCCTGACTTTATCTACTGCTATGCGGGCGGGGCGGGCTGGTATGAAACCTGCAACTGGGCCGGCACGTACTGGAACTGGAACGGCTGGACCAATGCCGGCACCTATTACGGCTGGAACGAGGATTATCCCAACGATGAACTGACCATCCCGCTGTCCGTCATCGGCGGCTCGCACCAGGTCATGATTTGGGCGTGGATGACCCGCGAAGGCATCTATGACACCGTCGATGCCTCCTGGCCCGCCGGCGTCACAGGATACCGCCCTGTATTCGGGGACGGGGTGATGATCCCTGAACCGACCGCCCTGACACTGCTCGGCATAGGCGGTCTGCTGGCTGTACGCCGCAAAAAATAAGTCTGGGCCTGATTCTCCCCTTCCCGACTCCGGGTCGGGAAGGGGTTTTAAAAAAAATGCTGAAAGGCATCCAAAAATGCCCAAAAGGGTAGTTTGTTTGTTTCTTTTGTGGACGTCGGTTTCCTTATTGGCCGCTGTCCCCTCCGCACGCCCGGGCATGGGAGCCGTTCCCTACACCACAGGCACCACCTTCCGGGTCTGGGCGCCGAACGCCTCTTCCGTAGCCGTCGCCGGCAATTTTAACAACTGGAGCACCACCGCAAATCCCCTGGCTTATGAGGGAAACGGTCTCTGGTCCGCCGATGTGGAAGGAGCCGCCCTTTATCAGCAATATAAATATGTCATCAACGGCTCTCTCTGGAAAATCGACCCCCGTGCCCGCGACGTCGTCAGCTCCACCGGCAATGGAATCATTGTCAGCACCAGCCACTCCTGGACCCCCTTTACCATGCCGCCCTGGAATGAACTGGTCATTTATGAGCTGCATGTCGGGACCTTCCACGACACAAATCTTTCGGACGGAAAGCCCGGAACCTGGCTTTCGGCTATGGCCAAACTGGACCATCTTGCCGCATTGGGAGTCAATGCCGTCCAGCTGATGCCTGTGGCCGAATTTCCCGGCGATTATTCCCTCGGCTATAATCCCTGCAATCTCTTTGCGCCCGAAAGCGCCTACGGCACCCCCGCCCAGATGCGTCAGTTCATCGACGCCTGCCATCAGCGCGGCATCGCCGTCCTTCTGGACGTTGTGTACAATCACTGGGGGCCGACGGATT harbors:
- a CDS encoding PEP-CTERM sorting domain-containing protein (PEP-CTERM proteins occur, often in large numbers, in the proteomes of bacteria that also encode an exosortase, a predicted intramembrane cysteine proteinase. The presence of a PEP-CTERM domain at a protein's C-terminus predicts cleavage within the sorting domain, followed by covalent anchoring to some some component of the (usually Gram-negative) cell surface. Many PEP-CTERM proteins exhibit an unusual sequence composition that includes large numbers of potential glycosylation sites. Expression of one such protein has been shown restore the ability of a bacterium to form floc, a type of biofilm.); protein product: MTSLVWLLTAVVPVSAFTPVLDGVLNEWSGPGIVNLGTQPGIDMGTYTLLAGWDDNNLYIAVDRNSTNRYLGDDYWAHDSFFVAIDIDGIPGSGASQDGYGILSFAGTMRPDFIYCYAGGAGWYETCNWAGTYWNWNGWTNAGTYYGWNEDYPNDELTIPLSVIGGSHQVMIWAWMTREGIYDTVDASWPAGVTGYRPVFGDGVMIPEPTALTLLGIGGLLAVRRKK
- a CDS encoding LamG-like jellyroll fold domain-containing protein, giving the protein MKRINPIFLLTCLLLPAAPLKALTPSLDGILSEWTGPEAVFLGSQPGIGTGKYTLLATWDSVNLYLAVDRKTTGRYLGDTANTDDSFFVAIDIDGQPNSGGAQDGYGILYFSGPMRPDFIYCYAGGSGWYETCNWTGSGWNWNGWTNAGTYYGWAPSNPDDELIIPLSVIGGSPNVRIWAWMTREGIYDTVDASWPAGTTGFRPTFGDGIIVRLNALRVASNPSPALYSQEIPVSNLVLSWKIPTDPNGMADPNLIGFKVYLDTDPDPNMVYQGTVTSWDSQTLRASFPFDSAQKDTTYWWRVDTILNTSKVIAGNIWVFSTELSSPKITSQPAYQVVPVGGTASFSIAVSSPSPETYQWYKAVEGGPDIALTEGGKYSGTKTAVLSIANAQLSDEGGYYCIVNNESNIPAASETALLGIRRRIAYWPFENGNPNSIVPGSPASILYGDPVFTTGIVGDAMEFDADADAQDLLYTNPEEASYFDICNHSMTVACWIKAPSAATWGPMVARNGEFGEGWQLRHSGFTLDRVCLTTRGTGNDEGTPTNRTVYDGQWHYVVGTFDGTVKKVYIDGVLSRVHSADDGSIIQDFDAVSGRINPTGSPVSLAGRVRGDTVGGLIIEGFSVTAGILDEVEIYNYALDAAEIAQKYADITRTSVCPAPLEHDLNGDCRIDLDDLALLASKWLLDTSIAPQS
- a CDS encoding right-handed parallel beta-helix repeat-containing protein, which translates into the protein MKRLYRTGLLFCAGLTAVFGAVASAAPSRPYTCLTALEGDWNQDCTVNLEDFALLASEWLQTQQKAHLESIAPQWLSSVVKVGAQLPYLEYEAEEAQTNASLIGPNRTYLTQAAEASGRKAVRLTNTGHFVEFTLAEPANAMVLRFCIPDSADGAGAQHTLSLYLNDIHHSDLLLTSAYSWVYGAYPYTNNPSDGSPHHFFDETAVLFGQVLPSGTRIRLQKDAGDTAPYYLIDLIELELADEPLPKPADFLCLTDFGAIPDDSIDDTQALRNAVAEAQAQGKGLWIPPGRFLITDRVNLENVTLRGAGIWHSLLQGLNVRLYGRGGTIILSDFKIDGLSTYRTSGQRTGIEGRFGPGSRIERVWIEHTEAGIWVSGPSDGLTITGCRIRNTFADGLNLAFGVTNTVVEHCSVRNTGDDGLAMWSYTQWGPGPNQNNLFRNNTIQLPMLANGIGLYGGTANAADGNWIRDTVVNGAGIQIANRFSSYPFAGTTLIQNNRLERTGSRSIDYNINIGAVWLFAYDGDITAPVRAASNQLLDSTYQGILLSGSSSARQITQTRFETVHIGKAGTYGIETAAAGSGYFEYVSVQNAAAGGLLQTNPNFQITRGPGNTGW